A single genomic interval of Helianthus annuus cultivar XRQ/B chromosome 13, HanXRQr2.0-SUNRISE, whole genome shotgun sequence harbors:
- the LOC110897690 gene encoding receptor-like protein kinase HERK 1 isoform X2, with protein MGFGKFNFLFICALFLLCFISSYYSQFTPADSYSINCGSPTNTTIGNRVFVSDNLASSYLSTPQNVLVDTSANSIPVSEYSQLYSTARIFSQTSSYSFKISQPGRVWIRLYFYPFSASNYDLKSAKFSVSTRDHALLSEFSSGDRLVKEYSVNVTSGDLEIMFTPSGNSFAFLNGLEVVSVPDMLIGDVAASVDHPASFRGLLGQALETVARVNVGGPTVTSRNDSLSRTWVPDSGFLKNPGLVSNVSNVNSVRYPPGGATPDDAPRSVYGTTVRMASETNPKSNFNVTWEFRVDQGFRYLIRLHFCDIVSSAPNQLYFNVYIDDSVVLPDFDLSTIFGGFLATAYFSDFVTPSMNIDRIRISVGPSGLPKVYPNAILNGVEIMKMNNSDGSLSGKDIVVSSKTSKSKVGVIVGVVVGAVVVLLLIFVLFFVYKRRTEQKRLNQSKIWIPLSTNGLSLTMGSKFSNGTTITSGSNYSYRCPFPAIQEATNNFDESGVIGIGGFGKVYKGVLSDGTKVAVKRGNPQSQQGLAEFQTEIEMLSQFRHKHLVSLIGYCDEKNEMILIYEYMEKGTLKSHLYGSNYPSMSWKERVEICIGAARGLHYLHTGYSKAVIHRDVKSANILLDENLMAKVADFGLSKAGPEIDQTHVSTAVKGSFGYLDPEYFRRQQLTEKSDVYSFGVVLFEVLCARPVIDPSLPREMVNLAEWAMKWQKKGQLDHIIDGSLNGKIQPDSLRKFGETAEKCLSDFGVDRPSMGDVLWNLEYVLQLQEAVLQNDTNGNSTNVIGEQFEMSSGDDVSGVSMSKVFSQLGKSEGR; from the exons ATGGGTTTTGGAAAATTTAACTTCTTGTTCATCTGTGCTCTGTTTTTGCTCtgttttatttcatcttattatTCCCAATTTACCCCTGCTGACAGTTACTCAATCAATTGCGGATCTCCAACAAACACAACAATCGGTAATCGTGTTTTTGTCTCAGACAATTTAGCTTCAAGTTATCTTTCAACTCCACAAAATGTTTTAGTCGATACATCTGCAAATTCGATTCCTGTATCCGAATATTCCCAGTTGTACTCAACAGCAAGAATCTTTTCCCAAACGTCGTCGTATAGTTTTAAAATCAGTCAACCGGGTCGGGTTTGGATCCGACTGTATTTCTACCCGTTTTCCGCCAGTAATTATGATTTGAAGTCCGCAAAGTTTTCGGTTTCGACCCGTGATCATGCTCTGTTATCGGAGTTCAGCTCCGGTGACCGTTTGGTTAAGGAATATTCCGTTAATGTTACTTCGGGTGATCTCGAAATCATGTTTACGCCTTCGGGGAATTCATTCGCGTTCTTGAATGGATTGGAAGTTGTTTCGGTGCCCGATATGTTGATCGGGGACGTTGCGGCTTCGGTGGACCATCCGGCGAGTTTCCGAGGGTTGTTGGGTCAGGCGTTGGAGACGGTGGCTCGGGTTAATGTCGGTGGTCCGACGGTTACGTCGAGAAACGACTCGTTGTCGAGAACTTGGGTTCCCGACTCGGGTTTTTTAAAAAACCCGGGTTTGGTTTCGAACGTGTCTAATGTTAACTCGGTTAGGTATCCTCCCGGCGGTGCCACACCGGATGATGCTCCGCGAAGCGTTTATGGCACCACCGTGAGGATGGCTTCCGAAACGAACCCGAAAAGTAACTTTAATGTTACTTGGGAGTTTCGGGTGGACCAGGGGTTTCGGTATCTTATTCGGCTTCACTTTTGCGATATCGTGAGTTCGGCCCCGAACCAGCTTTACTTCAACGTTTACATAGATGATTCGGTTGTGTTGCCGGATTTCGATCTGTCTACGATTTTCGGGGGGTTTTTAGCGACAGCGTATTTCTCGGATTTCGTTACTCCGTCGATGAACATTGATCGAATTCGTATCAGCGTTGGCCCGTCGGGTTTACCAAAAGTTTACCCGAATGCTATTTTAAACGGTGTCGAGATTATGAAGATGAATAACTCGGATGGGAGTCTTTCGGGGAAAGACATCGTTGTGTCGAGCAAAACCTCGAAAAGCAAAGTGGGCGTGATTGTGGGGGTGGTTGTTGGTGCGGTTGTTGTGTTGTTACTAATTTTTGTTCTGTTCTTTGTGTATAAACGAAGAACAGAACAAAAACGACTAAACCAGTCGAAGATATGGATTCCATTATCGACGAACGGGCTTTCTTTAACGATGGGAAGCAAGTTTTCTAACGGGACGACGATCACTTCAGGCTCTAATTATAGCTACCGGTGTCCATTTCCAGCTATTCAAGAAGCTACGAACAATTTCGATGAAAGCGGGGTGATCGGAATCGGTGGTTTCGGTAAAGTTTACAAAGGGGTGTTAAGCGACGGTACGAAAGTGGCGGTTAAAAGAGGCAACCCGCAATCCCAACAAGGTTTAGCAGAGTTCCAAACCGAAATCGAGATGCTTTCTCAGTTTCGTCACAAACATTTAGTGTCGCTAATCGGTTATTGCGACGAGAAAAACGAAATGATTTTGATATACGAATACATGGAAAAAGGGACGTTGAAAAGTCATCTGTACGGGTCGAACTACCCGAGCATGAGCTGGAAGGAACGAGTCGAGATTTGCATCGGTGCAGCCCGCGGGCTGCATTATCTTCACACGGGTTATTCAAAAGCGGTTATCCATCGAGACGTGAAATCGGCTAACATATTACTCGATGAGAATCTCATGGCTAAAGTAGCTGATTTCGGGTTGTCGAAAGCTGGGCCTGAGATTGACCAAACTCACGTGAGTACCGCGGTTAAAGGGAGCTTTGGGTACTTAGATCCCGAATACTTTAGACGACAACAGTTGACTGAAAAATCAGATGTCTACTCATTCGGGGTCGTTTTATTCGAAGTGTTATGTGCTCGACCAGTAATCGACCCGTCCCTACCTCGGGAAATGGTGAATTTAGCTGAATGGGCGATGAAATGGCAGAAAAAGGGTCAACTGGATCATATAATCGACGGTTCTTTAAACGGGAAAATCCAACCCGATTCGCTTAGAAAGTTTGGTGAAACCGCGGAGAAATGCTTGAGTGATTTCGGGGTCGATCGGCCTTCGATGGGCGATGTTTTATGGAATCTTGAATATGTTCTTCAACTTCAAGAAGCGGTTTTACAGAATGACACAAACGGAAACAGTACGAATGTGATCGGTGAA CAGTTTGAAATGTCGAGCGGGGATGATGTTTCGGGTGTTTCGATGAGTAAGGTTTTCTCACAGTTGGGTAAATCAGAGGGTAGATGA
- the LOC110897690 gene encoding receptor-like protein kinase HERK 1 isoform X1 translates to MGFGKFNFLFICALFLLCFISSYYSQFTPADSYSINCGSPTNTTIGNRVFVSDNLASSYLSTPQNVLVDTSANSIPVSEYSQLYSTARIFSQTSSYSFKISQPGRVWIRLYFYPFSASNYDLKSAKFSVSTRDHALLSEFSSGDRLVKEYSVNVTSGDLEIMFTPSGNSFAFLNGLEVVSVPDMLIGDVAASVDHPASFRGLLGQALETVARVNVGGPTVTSRNDSLSRTWVPDSGFLKNPGLVSNVSNVNSVRYPPGGATPDDAPRSVYGTTVRMASETNPKSNFNVTWEFRVDQGFRYLIRLHFCDIVSSAPNQLYFNVYIDDSVVLPDFDLSTIFGGFLATAYFSDFVTPSMNIDRIRISVGPSGLPKVYPNAILNGVEIMKMNNSDGSLSGKDIVVSSKTSKSKVGVIVGVVVGAVVVLLLIFVLFFVYKRRTEQKRLNQSKIWIPLSTNGLSLTMGSKFSNGTTITSGSNYSYRCPFPAIQEATNNFDESGVIGIGGFGKVYKGVLSDGTKVAVKRGNPQSQQGLAEFQTEIEMLSQFRHKHLVSLIGYCDEKNEMILIYEYMEKGTLKSHLYGSNYPSMSWKERVEICIGAARGLHYLHTGYSKAVIHRDVKSANILLDENLMAKVADFGLSKAGPEIDQTHVSTAVKGSFGYLDPEYFRRQQLTEKSDVYSFGVVLFEVLCARPVIDPSLPREMVNLAEWAMKWQKKGQLDHIIDGSLNGKIQPDSLRKFGETAEKCLSDFGVDRPSMGDVLWNLEYVLQLQEAVLQNDTNGNSTNVIGELSPQIHGFNNSGDENLDTNSNTNVGQFEMSSGDDVSGVSMSKVFSQLGKSEGR, encoded by the coding sequence ATGGGTTTTGGAAAATTTAACTTCTTGTTCATCTGTGCTCTGTTTTTGCTCtgttttatttcatcttattatTCCCAATTTACCCCTGCTGACAGTTACTCAATCAATTGCGGATCTCCAACAAACACAACAATCGGTAATCGTGTTTTTGTCTCAGACAATTTAGCTTCAAGTTATCTTTCAACTCCACAAAATGTTTTAGTCGATACATCTGCAAATTCGATTCCTGTATCCGAATATTCCCAGTTGTACTCAACAGCAAGAATCTTTTCCCAAACGTCGTCGTATAGTTTTAAAATCAGTCAACCGGGTCGGGTTTGGATCCGACTGTATTTCTACCCGTTTTCCGCCAGTAATTATGATTTGAAGTCCGCAAAGTTTTCGGTTTCGACCCGTGATCATGCTCTGTTATCGGAGTTCAGCTCCGGTGACCGTTTGGTTAAGGAATATTCCGTTAATGTTACTTCGGGTGATCTCGAAATCATGTTTACGCCTTCGGGGAATTCATTCGCGTTCTTGAATGGATTGGAAGTTGTTTCGGTGCCCGATATGTTGATCGGGGACGTTGCGGCTTCGGTGGACCATCCGGCGAGTTTCCGAGGGTTGTTGGGTCAGGCGTTGGAGACGGTGGCTCGGGTTAATGTCGGTGGTCCGACGGTTACGTCGAGAAACGACTCGTTGTCGAGAACTTGGGTTCCCGACTCGGGTTTTTTAAAAAACCCGGGTTTGGTTTCGAACGTGTCTAATGTTAACTCGGTTAGGTATCCTCCCGGCGGTGCCACACCGGATGATGCTCCGCGAAGCGTTTATGGCACCACCGTGAGGATGGCTTCCGAAACGAACCCGAAAAGTAACTTTAATGTTACTTGGGAGTTTCGGGTGGACCAGGGGTTTCGGTATCTTATTCGGCTTCACTTTTGCGATATCGTGAGTTCGGCCCCGAACCAGCTTTACTTCAACGTTTACATAGATGATTCGGTTGTGTTGCCGGATTTCGATCTGTCTACGATTTTCGGGGGGTTTTTAGCGACAGCGTATTTCTCGGATTTCGTTACTCCGTCGATGAACATTGATCGAATTCGTATCAGCGTTGGCCCGTCGGGTTTACCAAAAGTTTACCCGAATGCTATTTTAAACGGTGTCGAGATTATGAAGATGAATAACTCGGATGGGAGTCTTTCGGGGAAAGACATCGTTGTGTCGAGCAAAACCTCGAAAAGCAAAGTGGGCGTGATTGTGGGGGTGGTTGTTGGTGCGGTTGTTGTGTTGTTACTAATTTTTGTTCTGTTCTTTGTGTATAAACGAAGAACAGAACAAAAACGACTAAACCAGTCGAAGATATGGATTCCATTATCGACGAACGGGCTTTCTTTAACGATGGGAAGCAAGTTTTCTAACGGGACGACGATCACTTCAGGCTCTAATTATAGCTACCGGTGTCCATTTCCAGCTATTCAAGAAGCTACGAACAATTTCGATGAAAGCGGGGTGATCGGAATCGGTGGTTTCGGTAAAGTTTACAAAGGGGTGTTAAGCGACGGTACGAAAGTGGCGGTTAAAAGAGGCAACCCGCAATCCCAACAAGGTTTAGCAGAGTTCCAAACCGAAATCGAGATGCTTTCTCAGTTTCGTCACAAACATTTAGTGTCGCTAATCGGTTATTGCGACGAGAAAAACGAAATGATTTTGATATACGAATACATGGAAAAAGGGACGTTGAAAAGTCATCTGTACGGGTCGAACTACCCGAGCATGAGCTGGAAGGAACGAGTCGAGATTTGCATCGGTGCAGCCCGCGGGCTGCATTATCTTCACACGGGTTATTCAAAAGCGGTTATCCATCGAGACGTGAAATCGGCTAACATATTACTCGATGAGAATCTCATGGCTAAAGTAGCTGATTTCGGGTTGTCGAAAGCTGGGCCTGAGATTGACCAAACTCACGTGAGTACCGCGGTTAAAGGGAGCTTTGGGTACTTAGATCCCGAATACTTTAGACGACAACAGTTGACTGAAAAATCAGATGTCTACTCATTCGGGGTCGTTTTATTCGAAGTGTTATGTGCTCGACCAGTAATCGACCCGTCCCTACCTCGGGAAATGGTGAATTTAGCTGAATGGGCGATGAAATGGCAGAAAAAGGGTCAACTGGATCATATAATCGACGGTTCTTTAAACGGGAAAATCCAACCCGATTCGCTTAGAAAGTTTGGTGAAACCGCGGAGAAATGCTTGAGTGATTTCGGGGTCGATCGGCCTTCGATGGGCGATGTTTTATGGAATCTTGAATATGTTCTTCAACTTCAAGAAGCGGTTTTACAGAATGACACAAACGGAAACAGTACGAATGTGATCGGTGAATTATCTCCGCAAATCCATGGTTTTAACAATTCCGGTGATGAGAACCTGGACACGAATTCGAACACGAACGTCGGGCAGTTTGAAATGTCGAGCGGGGATGATGTTTCGGGTGTTTCGATGAGTAAGGTTTTCTCACAGTTGGGTAAATCAGAGGGTAGATGA
- the LOC110897691 gene encoding uncharacterized protein At5g39865, which produces MGCYASRSSPPFQFTTTITATVNRQNPPSNSSSSSPSPPHFYSSFSDHHHYISSASQTPVSRTMSMPIPLIHHPPLRKGDSNHFVSLTSTSYGSLIVLDTTNDAATTDPSKTVEENHFSSPDSVINTWELMEGLDDECGMANMVNMVNVNDYSNIPNSYNAKMINGSSAKREISNKSVENSQMKPLWKHLSEEFLVSKIDAYLNSSDNKEICCLSGCEDRIVLYYTSLRGIRKTYEDCYETRMILKGFRVFVDERDISMDSSYKKELERVFEGKGFTLPQVFIRGRHIGGADEIKRLNEEGRLVGFMEGFRVIDPGFVCDCCGDARFVPCPNCNGSRKVFVEDEGRSVRCLNCNENGLIRCATCCS; this is translated from the coding sequence aTGGGGTGTTATGCTTCTCGTTCATCCCCACCATTCCaattcaccaccaccatcaccgcaACCGTAAACCGCCAAAACCCACCTTCAAATTCATCCAGTTCATCACCTTCACCACCCCATTTCTACTCCTCATTCTCAGATCACCACCATTACATCTCCTCTGCTTCACAAACCCCTGTTTCAAGAACCATGTCTATGCCCATCCCACTCATCCACCACCCGCCCCTTCGAAAAGGCGATTCGAATCACTTCGTATCGCTTACCTCCACCTCCTATGGCTCCCTGATCGTTCTAGACACTACCAATGATGCTGCCACAACTGACCCTAGCAAAACTGTGGAAGAAAACCATTTTTCGTCTCCGGATTCGGTGATCAACACATGGGAGCTCATGGAAGGGTTAGATGATGAATGTGGTATGGCTAATATGGTTAATATGGTTAATGTGAATGATTATTCGAATATACCCAATTCTTATAATGCAAAAATGATCAATGGGTCGAGTGCGAAAAGGGAAATTTCGAACAAATCGGTTGAGAATTCGCAAATGAAGCCGTTATGGAAGCACTTATCGGAGGAATTCTTGGTGTCGAAAATTGATGCTTATTTGAATTCTAGTGATAATAAAGAAATTTGTTGTTTATCTGGTTGTGAGGATAGGATTGTTTTGTATTATACAAGTTTGAGGGGAATTAGAAAGACTTATGAAGATTGTTACGAAACTCGAATGATTTTGAAGGGGTTTCGTGTGTTTGTCGATGAAAGGGATATATCGATGGATTCGAGTTACAAAAAGGAGTTGGAGAGAGTGTTTGAAGGTAAAGGGTTCACTTTGCCACAAGTGTTTATTAGGGGAAGACATATTGGTGGTGCGGATGAGATCAAACGACTTAATGAAGAAGGGAGATTGGTCGGGTTTATGGAGGGGTTTCGTGTGATTGATCCTGGGTTTGTTTGTGATTGTTGTGGTGATGCGAGATTCGTTCCTTGCCCAAATTGCAATGGAAGCCGAAAGGTTTTTGTGGAAGATGAAGGGCGATCGGTTAGGTGCCTGAATTGCAATGAGAATGGCTTGATCAGGTGTGcaacttgttgttcttga